In the Chloroflexota bacterium genome, TCCCAACGAAGTTGGGAGGGGGTCGGGGGGAGGGCAGCGCCACTTTTTCGGCGGGCCAGCTTGCGCGACAAGCGCCTGAGAGCCAGCGCATCGCAAGCGGCATTGGAAAGTACCCGTACAAAGCCAAATTGAGAATTGCTGAGAGCGCGCTCGACCCCTTGACATCGCAGCTCATTTGTAGTACTATATCGGCATCGGATATATCCGGTGGAGATACAGTATGCCGATACCCTATTCTGAGACGCCTCTACCGTTGCCGCCTGCGGCGTTCCATATCTTGCTGGCGCTGGCGGACGGTGAAAAGCACGGCTATGCCATCATGCTGGAGGTCACCGCGCTGACTCGCGGTCACCTCAAGCTTGGACCCGGTACACTATACGGCACCATCAAGCGCATGCTGGGCAACGGCTGGATTGAGGAATCGGGCGATCGGCCCGCCCCCGAGGAAGACGACGAACGCCGGCGGTATTACCGCCTGACCGACCTCGGGCAAGCGGTAGCGCGCGCGGAGGCGACGCGCTTGGCGCGTCTGGTTGACATTGCACGCTCTAAAGGGCTGATGACCAAGCCGCGCCCGGCCGGCGTGAGGAGCTTATGACTGGCGACCCCTTAACGGTTTCCCTGCGCGTATTCCGGCAACTGCTGCGTCTGTATCCATCGCAATTTCGCTCCGACTATGGCGACGAGATGTTGCACGTATTCCGGCACGTGGTCAGCGACGAGTACACACAGGGCGGCGCGCGGAGCCTGACCGCATTGTGGTTGCGAACGGTCCCGGATCTCGTGGTGAACGCGGCAGACGAACACATACAAGAGGGGGGTGTGACAATGCGCTCAAATCTAATTCGAGTTTTTGCATTGGCCGGG is a window encoding:
- a CDS encoding helix-turn-helix transcriptional regulator, encoding MPIPYSETPLPLPPAAFHILLALADGEKHGYAIMLEVTALTRGHLKLGPGTLYGTIKRMLGNGWIEESGDRPAPEEDDERRRYYRLTDLGQAVARAEATRLARLVDIARSKGLMTKPRPAGVRSL